Proteins from a single region of Streptomyces spinoverrucosus:
- a CDS encoding NUDIX hydrolase — protein sequence MRRKLRVAAYAICVRDGQVLLARSPTSDGTPEWVLPGGGMEHGEDPYDTVRREVREETGYRIEVTGILGVNSLHRTFPRRRFRPATDHHGVRLVYEGTVVGGELRYEIGGSTDMAAWHELDAVPALRRIGLVDLGLRLWRERPAAGRVDLA from the coding sequence GTGCGCAGAAAGTTGAGGGTGGCGGCCTACGCCATATGCGTCCGCGACGGCCAGGTGCTGCTCGCCCGCTCCCCGACATCCGACGGGACGCCCGAGTGGGTGCTGCCCGGCGGCGGCATGGAACACGGTGAGGATCCCTACGACACCGTCCGCCGGGAGGTGCGGGAGGAGACCGGCTACCGGATCGAGGTCACCGGCATCCTCGGCGTCAACTCCCTCCACCGCACCTTCCCGCGCCGCCGCTTCCGCCCGGCGACCGACCACCACGGCGTACGCCTGGTGTACGAGGGGACCGTGGTCGGCGGCGAACTGCGCTACGAGATCGGCGGCTCCACCGACATGGCCGCCTGGCACGAACTCGACGCCGTACCCGCCCTCAGACGCATCGGACTGGTCGACCTGGGCCTGCGACTGTGGCGGGAACGCCCCGCCGCCGGGCGCGTCGACCTGGCATAG
- the pepN gene encoding aminopeptidase N has product MPGENLSRDEARERAALLSVDGYDVSLDVRSAVGEATGDGPRTFRSVTTIRFRCAEPGAASFADLIAPSVTAVSLNGRDLDPSEVFDGSRILLEDLAADNELIVDAQCAYSRTGEGLHRFVDPEDGEVYLYTQYEPADSRRVFANFEQPDLKAPFRFEVRAPEGWTVWSNGAGRRADGVWRFAETKPISTYITCVVAGPYHYVTDSYTRTFDDGTQLQIPLGAMCRKGLAPYFDADDVFLVTKQGLDFFHDHFDYPYPFGKYDQAFVPEYNLGAMENPGMVTFREEYIFRGKVTQTSYEGRANVILHEMAHMWFGDLVTMEWWDDLWLKESFADFMGTFAGVGATRFKDAWITFANRRKAWAYRADQLPSTHPITADIHDLQDAKLNFDGITYAKGASVLKQLVAYVGQDAFLEGARRYFKRHAYGNTRLGDLLSVLEETSGRDMSGWARSWLQTAGVNSLTPQVLLDAQGRIDELAVVQEAAESHPELRPHRVVVGLYRRDDTGALRRYARAEVDVHGARTVVAELAGTEAPELVLVNDDDLTYCKIRFDETSLDTLREHLGALTDPLARALCWSALWNMTRDALLPAREFVDLVLRFAGRESEIGVLQMLHAWAESALQHYAAPDWRETGGRMLTEGARRELYDAEPGSEHQLAWARFHARVTEDPTGLELLRELLDGTAAVEGLDVDQELRWAFLEPLAAHGVADEKVLAAELARDDTASGKRHQVRCLAARPSQAVKAQAWAQVVESDALSNALVEATIAGFTQASQRELLAPYAEKYFAAIERVWTQRSIQIGMDVVRGLFPALRDSPQTLAATDAWLAAHEGAAPALRRLVLEARDDLARALRGQACDAAAGG; this is encoded by the coding sequence GTGCCCGGTGAGAATCTGTCCCGCGACGAGGCCCGGGAGCGGGCCGCCCTGCTCTCCGTCGACGGATACGACGTGTCCCTCGACGTGCGCTCCGCGGTGGGCGAGGCGACCGGCGACGGGCCGCGGACCTTCCGGTCGGTGACCACGATCCGGTTCCGCTGTGCCGAGCCGGGCGCGGCGAGCTTCGCGGACCTGATCGCGCCGAGCGTCACCGCCGTGTCCCTCAACGGCCGCGACCTCGACCCCAGCGAGGTCTTCGACGGCTCCCGGATCCTGCTGGAGGACCTCGCCGCCGACAACGAGCTGATCGTCGACGCCCAGTGCGCCTACTCCCGCACCGGCGAGGGCCTGCACCGCTTCGTCGACCCCGAGGACGGCGAGGTGTACCTGTACACGCAGTACGAGCCCGCCGACTCGCGCCGCGTCTTCGCCAACTTCGAGCAGCCGGACCTGAAGGCGCCGTTCCGTTTCGAGGTGCGGGCACCGGAGGGCTGGACGGTGTGGAGCAACGGCGCCGGCCGGCGCGCCGACGGGGTGTGGCGGTTCGCGGAGACGAAGCCGATCTCGACGTACATCACCTGCGTGGTGGCGGGCCCGTACCACTACGTCACGGACTCCTACACCCGCACCTTCGACGACGGCACGCAGCTTCAGATCCCGCTCGGCGCGATGTGCCGCAAGGGCCTCGCGCCCTACTTCGACGCCGACGACGTCTTCCTGGTCACCAAGCAGGGCCTGGACTTCTTCCACGACCACTTCGACTACCCGTACCCGTTCGGCAAGTACGACCAGGCGTTCGTGCCGGAGTACAACCTCGGCGCGATGGAGAACCCGGGGATGGTGACCTTCCGGGAGGAGTACATCTTCCGCGGGAAGGTGACGCAGACGTCCTACGAGGGGCGGGCCAACGTCATCCTGCACGAGATGGCGCACATGTGGTTCGGCGACCTGGTCACCATGGAGTGGTGGGACGACCTGTGGCTGAAGGAGTCCTTCGCGGACTTCATGGGCACGTTCGCAGGCGTCGGCGCGACCCGCTTCAAGGACGCCTGGATCACCTTCGCCAACCGCCGCAAGGCCTGGGCCTACCGCGCCGACCAGTTGCCCTCCACCCACCCCATCACCGCCGACATCCACGACCTGCAGGACGCCAAGCTCAACTTCGACGGCATCACCTACGCCAAGGGCGCCTCCGTGCTCAAGCAGTTGGTGGCGTACGTCGGTCAGGACGCGTTCCTGGAGGGCGCCCGGCGCTACTTCAAGCGGCACGCGTACGGCAACACGCGCCTCGGTGACCTGCTGTCGGTGCTGGAGGAGACCAGCGGGCGGGACATGAGCGGCTGGGCGCGGTCCTGGCTGCAGACGGCCGGGGTCAACTCGCTGACGCCGCAGGTACTGCTGGACGCGCAGGGCCGGATCGACGAGCTGGCGGTGGTGCAGGAGGCCGCCGAGTCGCACCCCGAGCTGCGGCCGCACCGGGTGGTGGTCGGCCTGTACCGGCGTGACGACACGGGGGCGCTGCGGCGGTACGCGCGGGCCGAGGTGGACGTGCACGGCGCGCGGACGGTCGTGGCGGAGCTGGCCGGGACCGAGGCGCCCGAGCTGGTTCTGGTCAACGACGACGACCTGACGTACTGCAAGATCCGCTTCGACGAGACGTCCCTCGACACGCTCCGCGAGCACCTGGGCGCGCTGACCGATCCGCTGGCGCGTGCCCTGTGCTGGTCGGCGCTGTGGAACATGACCCGGGACGCGCTGCTGCCGGCGCGGGAGTTCGTGGACCTGGTGCTGCGGTTCGCGGGGCGCGAGTCCGAGATCGGGGTGCTGCAGATGCTGCACGCCTGGGCCGAGTCGGCGCTTCAGCACTACGCGGCGCCCGACTGGCGCGAGACGGGCGGCCGAATGCTCACCGAAGGCGCCCGGCGCGAGCTGTACGACGCCGAGCCGGGCAGCGAGCACCAGCTGGCATGGGCCCGCTTCCACGCGCGCGTGACCGAGGACCCGACCGGCCTGGAGCTGCTGCGGGAACTGCTGGACGGCACGGCGGCCGTCGAGGGCCTCGACGTCGACCAGGAGCTGCGGTGGGCGTTCCTGGAGCCCCTGGCCGCGCACGGGGTCGCGGACGAGAAGGTGCTGGCCGCCGAACTCGCCCGGGACGACACCGCCTCCGGCAAGCGCCACCAGGTGCGCTGCCTGGCGGCCCGCCCGTCCCAGGCGGTCAAGGCGCAGGCGTGGGCGCAGGTCGTGGAGTCCGACGCGCTGTCCAACGCGCTGGTCGAGGCGACGATCGCGGGCTTCACGCAGGCCTCGCAGCGGGAGTTGCTCGCGCCGTACGCGGAGAAGTACTTCGCCGCCATCGAGCGGGTGTGGACGCAGCGGTCGATCCAGATCGGCATGGACGTGGTGCGCGGGCTGTTCCCGGCGCTGCGGGACTCACCGCAGACGCTCGCGGCGACGGACGCCTGGCTGGCCGCGCACGAGGGCGCCGCCCCGGCCCTGCGCCGACTGGTGCTGGAGGCCCGGGACGACCTGGCGCGGGCGCTGCGCGGGCAGGCGTGCGATGCGGCGGCGGGTGGCTGA
- a CDS encoding superoxide dismutase — MPVYTLPELPYDYSALAPVISPEIIELHHDKHHAAYVKGANDTLEQLAEARDKESWGSINGLEKNLAFHLSGHILHSIYWHNMTGDGGGEPLDKDGVGELAGAIAESFGSFANFKAQLSKAAATTQGSGWGVLAYEPLSGRLIVEQVYDHQGNVGQGATPILVFDAWEHAFYLQYRNQKVDFIEAMWQVVNWQDVARRYEAAKSRADVLLLAP, encoded by the coding sequence ATGCCCGTCTACACGCTGCCTGAACTGCCGTACGACTACTCCGCACTCGCCCCCGTGATCAGCCCCGAGATCATCGAGCTGCACCACGACAAGCACCACGCGGCCTATGTGAAGGGTGCGAACGACACGCTGGAGCAGCTCGCCGAGGCGCGGGACAAGGAGTCCTGGGGATCGATCAACGGCCTGGAGAAGAACCTGGCCTTCCATCTCTCCGGGCACATCCTGCACTCCATCTACTGGCACAACATGACCGGCGACGGCGGCGGCGAGCCCCTGGACAAGGACGGCGTGGGCGAGCTGGCGGGCGCGATCGCCGAGTCGTTCGGCTCGTTCGCCAACTTCAAGGCGCAGCTGTCCAAGGCCGCGGCCACCACGCAGGGCTCCGGGTGGGGCGTCCTGGCGTACGAGCCGCTGAGCGGCCGGCTGATTGTCGAGCAGGTGTACGACCACCAGGGCAATGTCGGGCAGGGTGCGACGCCGATCCTGGTCTTCGACGCCTGGGAGCACGCCTTCTACCTGCAGTACAGGAACCAGAAGGTCGACTTCATCGAGGCCATGTGGCAGGTCGTCAACTGGCAGGACGTGGCCAGGCGTTACGAGGCCGCCAAGTCCCGCGCGGACGTGCTGCTGCTGGCGCCCTGA
- a CDS encoding amino acid permease — protein sequence MSRTTAVQAPPEADASLSHGLKQRHLSMIALGGVIGAGLFVGSGAGIAAAGPSIVVAYVISGLLVMLVMRMLGEMSAAYPSSGSFSAHAERAIGPWAGFTAGWAFWVLLCTAVGLEGIGAAKIVSGWLPGTPEWAWVALFMLVFCGANLAAVKNFGEFEFWFAALKVGAISLFLVLGVLAIAGVLPGTDSPGASNLTDFMPGGGEGLVIGLLASVFAYGGLETVTIAAAESEDPVKGVASAVRTAMWRIALFYVGSMAVVVTLVPWDSKEVVESGPYVATLDHLGIPGAGQLMNVVVLVALLSAMNANIYGASRIAYSLVRRDQGPKVLGRVSGGVPRIAVLASCFFGFVCVVLSYWRPDDVFPWLLNMIGAVILVVWIFIAVSQLRLRRRLEREAPEKLVVRMWAFPVLTWVALAGMAAIFVLMAREPDTRVQLYSTGGMTLFLAAVGYAWQRARARR from the coding sequence ATGTCCCGCACCACTGCTGTACAGGCCCCGCCCGAGGCGGACGCGTCACTGTCCCACGGACTCAAGCAGCGCCACCTGTCGATGATCGCCCTCGGTGGCGTGATCGGCGCCGGGCTGTTCGTCGGCTCCGGCGCGGGCATCGCCGCCGCCGGGCCGTCGATCGTCGTCGCCTACGTCATCTCCGGTCTTCTGGTGATGCTGGTGATGCGGATGCTGGGCGAGATGTCGGCCGCGTATCCGTCGTCGGGGTCGTTCTCCGCGCATGCCGAGCGGGCGATCGGCCCGTGGGCCGGGTTCACCGCGGGCTGGGCGTTCTGGGTGCTGCTGTGCACGGCCGTCGGGCTGGAGGGCATCGGCGCCGCGAAGATCGTCAGCGGCTGGCTGCCGGGCACGCCGGAGTGGGCGTGGGTGGCGCTGTTCATGCTGGTGTTCTGCGGCGCGAACCTCGCGGCCGTGAAGAACTTCGGCGAGTTCGAGTTCTGGTTCGCCGCGCTGAAGGTCGGCGCGATCTCGCTGTTCCTGGTGCTGGGCGTGCTGGCGATCGCGGGCGTCCTGCCCGGCACGGACTCCCCCGGCGCGAGCAATCTGACGGACTTCATGCCAGGCGGCGGTGAGGGCCTGGTGATCGGCCTGCTCGCCTCGGTGTTCGCGTACGGCGGTCTGGAGACCGTCACCATCGCGGCGGCCGAGTCGGAGGACCCGGTCAAGGGCGTGGCGAGCGCGGTCCGTACGGCGATGTGGCGTATCGCGCTGTTCTACGTCGGCTCGATGGCGGTCGTCGTCACCCTCGTCCCGTGGGACTCGAAGGAGGTCGTCGAGAGCGGCCCGTACGTCGCCACCCTCGACCACCTCGGCATCCCGGGCGCCGGGCAGCTGATGAACGTGGTCGTGCTGGTCGCGCTGCTGAGCGCGATGAACGCCAACATCTACGGCGCCTCGCGCATCGCCTACTCGCTGGTGCGGCGCGACCAGGGGCCCAAGGTGCTGGGCCGGGTGTCGGGCGGGGTGCCGCGGATCGCGGTGCTCGCGTCCTGCTTCTTCGGCTTCGTGTGCGTGGTGCTCAGCTACTGGCGGCCGGACGACGTCTTCCCCTGGCTGCTGAACATGATCGGCGCGGTCATCCTGGTCGTCTGGATCTTCATCGCCGTCTCGCAGCTGCGGCTGCGCCGCCGGCTGGAGCGGGAGGCGCCCGAGAAGCTGGTCGTGCGGATGTGGGCGTTCCCGGTGCTGACCTGGGTGGCGCTGGCGGGCATGGCGGCGATCTTCGTCCTGATGGCCCGAGAGCCGGACACGCGGGTGCAGTTGTACTCGACCGGCGGGATGACCCTGTTCCTGGCGGCCGTCGGGTACGCCTGGCAGCGGGCGCGCGCCCGGCGCTGA
- a CDS encoding biotin transporter BioY, whose protein sequence is MSTAAAAPARPGQVLADLLPASRVRDVALVVGGAVLTGLAAQLAVPIPGTPVPVTGQTFAALLVGTALGAGRGFLSLALYALAGVAGVPWFAEGGSGAAAPSFGYVIGLLLAATAVGALARRGADRSPWRMAGAMLLGEAIIYAVGVPYLALAAGMSASAAIAAGLTPFLIGDALKAALAMGLLPTAWKLVGKR, encoded by the coding sequence ATGAGCACCGCTGCCGCCGCCCCCGCCCGCCCGGGCCAGGTCCTCGCCGACCTGCTCCCCGCCTCCCGCGTCCGCGACGTCGCGCTCGTCGTCGGCGGCGCCGTGCTCACCGGCCTCGCCGCCCAGCTCGCCGTGCCGATCCCGGGCACCCCGGTGCCGGTGACCGGCCAGACCTTCGCCGCGCTGCTCGTCGGCACCGCCCTCGGTGCCGGGCGCGGGTTCCTCTCGCTCGCGCTGTACGCGCTCGCCGGTGTCGCCGGGGTGCCGTGGTTCGCGGAGGGCGGCTCCGGCGCGGCCGCCCCGTCCTTCGGTTACGTCATCGGCCTGCTGCTGGCCGCCACCGCCGTCGGCGCACTCGCCCGCCGGGGCGCCGACCGCTCCCCGTGGCGGATGGCGGGCGCGATGCTCCTGGGCGAGGCGATCATCTACGCCGTCGGCGTCCCGTACCTGGCCCTGGCCGCCGGCATGTCCGCGTCCGCCGCGATCGCTGCCGGGCTCACGCCGTTCCTGATCGGCGACGCGTTGAAGGCGGCGCTGGCGATGGGGCTGCTGCCGACGGCGTGGAAGCTCGTCGGCAAGCGCTGA
- a CDS encoding serine hydrolase domain-containing protein: MNVRVTLVAATAVALSVALAGPALAAPTGGGHDATREALRAAVKDGVPGVTATAKDAHGTWRATEGVGNLRTGEPRSTADRYRVGSITKTFVATVLLQLEAEGRLSLDDTVDEWLPGAVRGNGHDGRKITVRQLLNHTSGIYNYTSDEEFGRTYFLKDGFLEHRYDTKQPTELVAIAMAHKPDFAPGTSWSYSNTNYVLAGMVIEKATGRPYGTEIRDRILRPLHLNATSVPGTRVGVPQPSSRAYSKLAETATGPTYDVTRLNPSLAYAAGEMISDSADLNRFYRALLGGKLLPPEQLKAMKTTVPIDGAPNAAYGLGLLDRELSCGVHVWGHGGGIHGSSSEAVTTPDGRHSLALNFNGDWAGDSDAVVEAEFCGDR, from the coding sequence ATGAACGTACGAGTGACCCTGGTGGCGGCGACGGCCGTGGCACTGTCGGTCGCCCTGGCCGGCCCGGCCCTGGCCGCACCCACCGGGGGCGGCCACGACGCGACCCGCGAGGCGCTGCGCGCCGCCGTGAAGGACGGGGTGCCCGGCGTCACGGCCACGGCCAAGGACGCGCACGGCACCTGGCGGGCGACCGAGGGCGTGGGCAACCTCCGCACCGGCGAGCCGCGTTCGACGGCCGACCGGTACCGGGTGGGCAGCATCACCAAGACGTTCGTGGCGACGGTGCTGCTCCAGCTGGAGGCGGAGGGCCGGCTGTCGCTGGACGACACGGTGGACGAGTGGCTGCCGGGCGCGGTGCGGGGCAACGGCCACGACGGCCGGAAGATCACCGTCCGCCAGCTGCTCAACCACACCAGCGGCATCTACAACTACACCTCGGACGAGGAGTTCGGCCGCACGTACTTCCTGAAGGACGGCTTCCTCGAGCACCGCTACGACACGAAGCAGCCGACCGAGCTGGTGGCGATCGCGATGGCCCACAAGCCGGACTTCGCGCCGGGCACGTCATGGAGCTACTCCAACACCAACTACGTCCTCGCCGGGATGGTCATCGAGAAGGCGACGGGCCGCCCGTACGGCACGGAGATCCGCGACCGCATCCTCAGGCCGCTGCACCTCAACGCCACGTCGGTGCCCGGCACGCGGGTCGGCGTGCCGCAGCCCAGCAGCCGCGCGTACAGCAAGCTGGCGGAGACGGCGACCGGCCCGACGTACGACGTCACCCGGCTCAACCCGTCCCTGGCGTACGCGGCCGGCGAGATGATCTCCGACTCGGCCGACCTCAACCGCTTCTACCGGGCGCTGCTGGGCGGCAAGCTGCTGCCGCCGGAGCAGTTGAAGGCGATGAAGACGACGGTCCCGATCGACGGCGCCCCGAACGCCGCCTACGGACTGGGCCTGCTGGACCGCGAGTTGTCCTGCGGCGTCCATGTCTGGGGCCACGGCGGCGGCATCCACGGCTCCTCGTCGGAGGCGGTCACCACCCCGGACGGCCGCCACTCCCTCGCCCTCAACTTCAACGGCGACTGGGCGGGCGACAGCGACGCGGTGGTGGAGGCGGAGTTCTGCGGCGACCGGTAG
- a CDS encoding mycothiol-dependent nitroreductase Rv2466c family protein translates to MSDKTPVDFWFDPLCPWAWMTSRWVLEVEKVRDIEVRWHLMSLAVLNEDKLDELPEEYREMLATKAWGPVRVVIAARQEHGPEVLGDLYTAVGTRIHNQGEGPERETVAAALKDVGLPESLMDHWDSTPYEPELRASHKEGIDKVGQEVGTPVISVPGPDGEEVAFFGPVVTPAPKGEEAARLWDGTLAVASVPGFYEIKRTRTKGPDFSNL, encoded by the coding sequence ATGTCGGACAAGACCCCCGTCGACTTCTGGTTCGACCCGCTGTGCCCCTGGGCCTGGATGACTTCCCGCTGGGTGCTGGAGGTGGAGAAGGTCCGTGACATCGAGGTCCGCTGGCATCTGATGAGCCTCGCCGTGCTGAACGAGGACAAGCTCGACGAACTCCCCGAGGAGTACCGCGAGATGCTCGCCACCAAGGCGTGGGGCCCGGTACGGGTCGTCATCGCGGCGCGGCAGGAGCACGGCCCCGAGGTGCTCGGCGACCTCTACACCGCGGTCGGCACCCGCATCCACAACCAGGGTGAGGGCCCGGAGAGGGAGACGGTCGCCGCCGCCCTGAAGGACGTGGGCCTGCCCGAGTCCCTCATGGACCACTGGGACTCCACCCCGTACGAGCCGGAGCTGCGCGCCTCCCACAAGGAGGGCATCGACAAGGTCGGCCAGGAGGTCGGCACGCCCGTCATCTCGGTCCCCGGCCCCGACGGCGAGGAGGTCGCCTTCTTCGGCCCGGTCGTCACCCCCGCCCCCAAGGGCGAGGAGGCCGCCCGCCTGTGGGACGGCACCCTGGCCGTGGCCTCGGTCCCCGGCTTCTACGAGATCAAGCGCACCCGCACCAAGGGCCCGGACTTCAGCAACCTCTGA
- a CDS encoding protein kinase domain-containing protein — MGRVWRAVDEMLDRLVAVKEMRIDGLDAEDARTRRERTLREARATARIDHPNVVRVYDVVDEGERLWIVMELVAGRSLERIMAEDGPLGPREAARIGLGLVEALREVHARGVLHRDIKPGNVLVEGAGRRVVLTDFGIAAIQDAKALTMAGMLVGSPDYMAPERISGRPQGPPSDVWSLGATLSAALAGQSPFARDTTLATLHAVLYEEPELPDSAGPLRDVLAALLRKDPGSRPGLQEAEEALRRAAFRPSEATPSPTVVVPEPGAAAGLEMESAAGAAPGPETGPAVGAAPGPVPRPVAGPVPGSGAGPVEWPVAGSEVGPVEWPVAGSVVGPEARPVVGPEAGPVVGPVPGSGAGPVEWPVAGSVVGPEAGPVVGPVPGSMAGPVPGPVARSEAGPVAESVPGAVVGPDQGSVSAPVPIPAPAPAPAPVPAPAASVPPSAAEEPTPVLVESSSVRRGGVSLARAQAVTERRPAPGTLEAGQVPSGTRAPRRRTAVIAAAGVLTAAAVAGIVFAATAGPPEDTRADGTPPATASASASPTVAGTSRPPTLPPGAREEAGGYAWVTPNGWRRDVKTGSEVHYTSPDGTQELAAKSSLARGDLMETWRTSERNAHQGRDYRKIRLEETTFRGHPAVIWEYTFTLDGVPWHARLLGFEARGKSYQINTWYQPAGEDTALAIYEDVKESFTLL, encoded by the coding sequence ATGGGGCGGGTGTGGCGAGCCGTCGACGAAATGCTCGACCGGCTGGTCGCCGTCAAGGAAATGCGCATCGACGGCCTTGACGCCGAGGACGCCCGCACCCGCCGCGAGCGCACACTGCGCGAGGCCCGGGCCACCGCGCGGATCGACCATCCCAACGTCGTCCGCGTCTACGACGTGGTGGACGAGGGTGAACGCCTGTGGATCGTCATGGAGTTGGTGGCCGGGCGTTCCCTGGAACGGATCATGGCCGAGGACGGGCCGCTCGGGCCGCGCGAGGCCGCACGGATCGGGCTGGGGCTGGTGGAGGCGCTGCGCGAGGTGCATGCGCGTGGGGTGCTGCACCGGGACATCAAGCCGGGGAACGTGCTGGTCGAGGGGGCCGGACGGCGGGTCGTGCTCACCGACTTCGGCATCGCGGCGATCCAGGACGCCAAGGCGTTGACCATGGCCGGGATGCTGGTGGGCTCGCCCGACTACATGGCCCCCGAGCGGATCTCCGGGCGACCGCAGGGGCCGCCGTCGGATGTGTGGTCGCTGGGGGCGACGCTGTCGGCGGCCCTGGCCGGCCAGTCCCCGTTCGCCCGGGACACAACGCTGGCGACGCTGCACGCGGTGCTCTACGAGGAACCCGAACTACCGGACTCGGCAGGCCCGTTGAGGGACGTGCTGGCAGCACTACTGCGGAAGGACCCCGGGAGCCGCCCGGGACTGCAGGAGGCGGAGGAGGCGCTGCGAAGGGCGGCATTCCGGCCCTCAGAGGCCACGCCTTCGCCGACGGTTGTGGTGCCTGAGCCGGGGGCTGCGGCGGGGCTGGAGATGGAGTCTGCGGCGGGGGCAGCTCCGGGGCCGGAGACGGGGCCTGCGGTGGGGGCGGCGCCGGGACCTGTTCCGAGGCCGGTGGCGGGGCCTGTGCCGGGGTCGGGGGCCGGGCCGGTGGAGTGGCCTGTGGCGGGGTCGGAGGTCGGGCCGGTGGAGTGGCCTGTGGCGGGCTCGGTGGTGGGGCCAGAGGCCCGGCCTGTGGTGGGGCCAGAGGCCGGGCCCGTGGTGGGGCCTGTGCCGGGGTCGGGGGCCGGGCCGGTGGAGTGGCCTGTGGCGGGCTCGGTGGTGGGGCCAGAGGCCGGGCCCGTGGTGGGGCCTGTGCCGGGATCGATGGCCGGGCCTGTGCCGGGGCCGGTGGCGAGGTCAGAGGCCGGGCCGGTGGCGGAGTCAGTGCCGGGAGCGGTGGTGGGGCCTGACCAAGGGTCAGTTTCAGCTCCGGTTCCAATTCCAGCCCCGGCTCCAGCCCCGGCTCCAGTTCCTGCTCCGGCCGCTTCAGTCCCCCCTTCTGCGGCTGAGGAGCCGACGCCCGTTCTGGTGGAGTCGTCGTCTGTGCGGCGGGGTGGTGTCTCGTTGGCGCGGGCTCAGGCGGTGACCGAGCGGCGGCCGGCGCCCGGAACTCTGGAGGCGGGGCAGGTCCCGTCGGGGACCAGGGCGCCTCGGCGGCGGACGGCGGTGATCGCTGCGGCCGGTGTCCTCACGGCCGCCGCGGTGGCCGGGATCGTCTTCGCGGCGACGGCCGGGCCGCCGGAGGACACCCGGGCGGACGGGACGCCACCGGCCACGGCCTCCGCTTCCGCCTCGCCCACGGTCGCCGGCACCTCCCGCCCGCCGACCCTGCCCCCGGGCGCGCGCGAGGAGGCCGGCGGTTACGCGTGGGTGACGCCCAACGGCTGGCGGCGGGATGTGAAGACGGGCTCGGAGGTGCACTACACCTCACCCGACGGCACCCAGGAACTGGCCGCCAAGTCCTCCCTGGCCCGGGGCGACCTGATGGAGACCTGGCGCACCTCGGAACGCAACGCCCACCAGGGGCGGGACTATCGCAAGATCCGCCTGGAGGAGACGACGTTCCGCGGCCATCCGGCGGTGATCTGGGAGTACACGTTCACCCTGGACGGCGTCCCGTGGCACGCCCGGCTGCTCGGCTTCGAGGCGAGGGGGAAGTCGTACCAGATCAATACGTGGTACCAGCCGGCCGGGGAGGACACCGCGCTGGCGATCTACGAGGACGTGAAGGAGAGCTTCACGCTGCTGTGA